The Alkalihalobacillus sp. TS-13 genomic interval GCTGTTTCACAAATTAAAAAGCTGAATGTACAAGAAAAAAGAAGCATGGAAACTACTGATGGGGTGAACCTAAGTTCCAACTATTGATATAAAAAGAGATGGGGTCGATAACATGTTGTTTCAAGGGGAACGAATCAGGTTACGTAAAATGAAAATGGAGGACGCAACGACATACTATAATTGGCAAAATGATATGGAAATCGCGCCGTTGGTGAATCCTTTCATCGACTCCCTATCTTTTCATGAAGTTGAAGAGAATCTGAAAGGAATGCTTCGTGCTGAGAATCGTAAAAATTACATCATTAAGCATCTTGAAGCTGATAAGCCGATCGGGTATATTGGTTTGTTCAACATCAATCATTATCATAAAAATGCAGAATGTTTCATCGCGATCTGTGATCCTGAATTTCGAGGGAAAGGTTTTGGCCAAGAGACAATGGAGCTTTTGATGGAATACGTGTTCAAAGAAATGAACATGCACCGTCTTTCGCTTAGGGTTTTTGCTGATAACAAACACGCGATAAGGATGTATGAAAAGATAGGATTCCAGGTTGAAGGACACCTCCGGGAAACACGATTCCATGATGGAAAGTGGCAAGATTCCTATATCATGAGCATTTTACAGTGCGACTATCTGAAAGGATGAAAATAAGAACTACTACATCAAATTGATTGTAGTAATTTTTTGTTGTCATGGAAACTCAATTTTAAGTTGACGGATCCCTGTCCGAACACGAGACAACTTCGGACAGGGAATGGAGAAAATAACGAAATTGTTTTGAACTTTGTTCCCATTCATAGAAAGACGGCGTTTTTTCCCCGATGGTATCGCCCAAAACGACAACAAAATGTAAATAATATTAAAATTATAAATAAAATTCAAAAAACTATACATAAAATTTACATTATATGGTACTATAATCCTATCTAATAGGAAAGGGGATTATAGAGTAAGCGTGTTTTGCACCTTAGACCTTCAAACATATCATTACTTTGGGGGGATTTATTTATGGGGAAAATGAATGGTGAAGAGTATTTGATTAATGGTGAAACAATGGTGATTCTGCCGCACTTTGATGCTTTTGGAAATCTGCATTCGCTGGTGATCGAATCCGAAAGAGAATTGATTGTCAAGCAGAAACCAATTGAAATCATGAAAGACAGCTGCTTGTACTATGGTTCGAGTTTACAAGGTAGAGTGGACGGCGCCATCCATGTAACAAAGTTCAGTCGTATGGTTCCGATCATGATCTGTAACCGTGCAGGAATTTTTTTCTTTCCAACTCAATCATCAAAGAGCGAATCGTGTATTTGGATCGCTCATAGTCATGTGAAAGAAATCCTGCCACTCCATACAGAGCATTGTCAGGTTGTGTTGACGAACAACAAAAC includes:
- a CDS encoding GNAT family N-acetyltransferase, with product MLFQGERIRLRKMKMEDATTYYNWQNDMEIAPLVNPFIDSLSFHEVEENLKGMLRAENRKNYIIKHLEADKPIGYIGLFNINHYHKNAECFIAICDPEFRGKGFGQETMELLMEYVFKEMNMHRLSLRVFADNKHAIRMYEKIGFQVEGHLRETRFHDGKWQDSYIMSILQCDYLKG
- a CDS encoding competence protein ComK; translation: MGKMNGEEYLINGETMVILPHFDAFGNLHSLVIESERELIVKQKPIEIMKDSCLYYGSSLQGRVDGAIHVTKFSRMVPIMICNRAGIFFFPTQSSKSESCIWIAHSHVKEILPLHTEHCQVVLTNNKTVPVQVTKAVMESKVNRAAQYRHLVNQQQLAQQLTCNPMNLDQLVALESTGAYTFTQDHLELN